In the Aythya fuligula isolate bAytFul2 chromosome 8, bAytFul2.pri, whole genome shotgun sequence genome, one interval contains:
- the EBNA1BP2 gene encoding probable rRNA-processing protein EBP2 — MAPLGELSEGFSDSGSEDSSLSDSELQEAFAKGALKPGLNVVLEARPKKPNDVEGLKQCLAEFRQQLAWVERLDVTLGQVTNVVESVSQNTTDKDAVDPENDFQREMSFYRQAQAAVLEALPRLRKLKVPTRRPDDYFAEMAKSDQQMQKIRQKLKSKQEAMEKSEKAKQLRAMRKYGKKVQIEILQRRQKEKKNMLNAVKKYQKGLSDKLDFLDEEQTSSKGNKKGGANQRTKKGPNAKRRYKNQKFGFGGKKKGSKWNTKDSFNDVSSFKSKVAHNKGPGKGGKKALNKRPGKRARQKMKSRAR; from the exons ATGGCGCCGCTGGGGGAGCTGAGCGAGGGCTTCTCGGACTCCGGCTCGGAGGATTCCTCCCTCTCGGACTCGGAG CTCCAGGAGGCCTTCGCCAAGGGCGCGCTGAAGCCGGGGCTCAACGTGGTGCTGGAGGCGCGGCCGAAGAAGCCCAACGATGTG GAAGGTTTGAAGCAGTGCCTGGCTGAATTCAGACAGCAGCTAGCTTGGGTGGAAAGGCTGGACGTGACTTTGGGTCAGGTTACAAACGTTGTGGAATCTGTCTCACAGAATACTACTGACAAAGATGCTGTGGACCCTGAGAATGATTTTCAGAGAGAGATGAGCTT CTACCGCCAGGCTCAGGCAGCAGTCCTGGAAGCCCTCCCTAGGCTGCGGAAGCTCAAAGTTCCTACTAGAAGGCCAGATGATTACTTTGCAGAGATGGCCAAATCAGACCAACAGATGCAGAAG atTCGTCAGAAGCTTAAGAGCAAACAGGAAGCAATGGAGAagtctgaaaaagcaaaacagctccGTGCAATgagaaaatatggaaagaag GTACAAATAGAAATTCTCCAGAGGAggcaaaaggagaagaaaaatatgttgaaCGCAGTCAAGAAATACCAGAAAG GTCTCTCTGACAAGCTGGATTTTCTAGATGAAGAGCAGACTTCGTCTAAGGGGAATAAAAAAGGTGGTGCAAATCAACGGACAAAGAAAGG ACCAAATGCCAAAAGACGATACAAAAACCAGAAGTTTGGTTTtggtgggaagaaaaagggCTCAAAGTGGAACACAAAGGACAGCTTTAACGATGTATCCAGCTTCAAGTCAAAAGTCGCTCACAATAAAGGcccaggaaaaggaggaaaaaaagccctcaAT AAGAGACCTGGCAAGAGAGCACGGCAGAAAATGAAGAGCCGAGCACGCTAA
- the FAM183A gene encoding protein FAM183A, with amino-acid sequence MAARGGARERPDAVQLDRLLGERVRKELRCLRLLTQYGLNPLRRVHTVTKKPMSWHDNIEEPADEKFLNVIHHAVLEPTKKYSEPQTESQEIGWNTTPLIDVDRTDRRLYFPRRKTEITKLGSCRVAP; translated from the exons ATGGCGGCCCGCGGCGGGGCGAGGGAGCGTCCGGACGCGGTGCAGCTGGACCGGCTGCTGGGCGAGCGCGTGCGCAAGGAGCTGCGCTGCCTGCGGCTGCTCACCCAGTACGGCCTCAACCCGCTCCGACGCG ttcacACGGTCACCAAGAAGCCTATGTCATGGCACGACAATATAGAAGAGCCTGCAGATG AAAAGTTTCTGAATGTTATTCACCACGCTGTCCTGGAGCCAACGAAGAAATATTCAGAGCCACAAACTGAAAGCCAGGAAATAGGCTGGAACACAACTCCTTTG ATTGACGTAGACCGCACTGATCGCAGACTCTACTTCCCACGTCGGAAAACGGAGATCACTAAACTAGGCAGCTGCCGTGTGGCACCTTGA
- the PIF1 gene encoding ATP-dependent DNA helicase PIF1 — translation MAAAELRCTVAVEEPLPGGAAPRRRVVRGALVLLGRNELRQPVLRVLGGTGSGAGAALSFPLSGDAVRLFTRFAGEGRAAVRLGPGGAQLLLSDCPPDALRRFLRLLRHKLAAGPRGAPRCPRLLARPPPAFAIISPLRERDALRSPRGGAGEEPGQRPAEVPRAERRPPARLSAEQEAVLGAVRSGQGVFFTGCAGEQREGPGLLCPGTGKSFLLKKIVGSLPPNSTYATASTGVAACHIGGTTLHAFAGIGSGKAPLEQCIQLAERPGVRQHWLACQHLIIDEISMVDGNFFDKLEAVARAVRKRDEPFGGIQLIICGDFLQLPPVCKANEETKFCFQAKSWRKCIHINMELTEVRRQTDKTFISLLSAVRLGRCTEEVTSLLMQTATNRSERDGILATRLCTHKDDVELTNKKRLQQLSGEVHTFEALDSDPMLVKLIDAQCPVGSKIVLKVGAQVMLAKNLDVSQGLVNGARGVVVGFESDQKGLPKVRFLCGVTQIIKMERWVFKGPSGVHLSRQQLPLKLAWAISIHKSQGMSLDCVEISLSRVFESGQAYVALSRARSLAGLRVLDFDPKVVRADPSVLQFYRQLRRHHLLTQDSLHTCSDADEKENWKSS, via the exons atggcggcggcggagcTGCGCTGCACCGTGGCCGTGGAGGAGCCGCTGCcgggcggggcggccccgcggcgccgCGTGGTGCGGGGCgcgctggtgctgctgggccGCAACGAGCTGCGGCAGCCGGTGCTGCGGGTGCTCGGCGGTACCGGCAGCGGCGCCGGCGCGGCGCTGAGCTTCCCGCTGAGCGGTGATGCCGTGCGGCTCTTCACCCGGTTCGCCGGCGAGGGGCGGGCGGCGGTGCGGCTCGGCCCGGGCGgcgcccagctgctgctgtccgACTGCCCGCCCGACGCCCTGCGCCGCTTCCTCCGCCTGCTGCGGCACAAGCTGGCCGCCGGGCCCCGGGGcgccccgcgctgcccccgccTGCtggcccgcccgccgcccgccttCGCCATCATCAGCCCGCTGCGGGAGCGGGACGCGCtgcgcagcccccgggggggtgcCGGTGAGGAGCCGGGGCAGCGCCCTGCGGAG GTGCCCCGAGCGGAGCGGCGGCCCCCGGCGAGGCTGTCGGCGGAGCAGGAGGCGGTGCTGGGCGCGGTGCGCAGCGGGCAGGGCGTCTTCTTCACCGGCTGCGCGGGTGAGCAACGGGAGGGGCC GGGTTTGCTCTGCCCAGGGACCGGGAAGTCGTTCCTGCTGAAGAAGATCGtgggctccctccctcccaacAGCACCTATGCCACGGCCAGCACCGGGGTGGCAGCTTGCCACATCGGCGGCACGACGCTCCACGCCTTTGCAG GGATCGGCTCCGGGAAGGCACCGCTAGAGCAGTGTATCCAGCTGGCAGAGAGACCTGGTGTGCGCCAGCACTGGCTGGCCTGCCAGCACTTAATTATCGATGAGATCTCAATGGTGGATGGCAACTTCTTTGACAAGCTAGAGGCGGTGGCGAG agCAGTGAGGAAACGGGATGAGCCTTTTGGAGGAATTCAGCTGATCATCTGTGGGGACTTCTTGCAGCTACCCCCAGTGTGCAAGGCTAATGAAGAAACCAAGTTCTGCTTCCAG GCCAAAAGCTGGAGGAAATGCATCCACATAAACATGGAGCTCACTGAAGTGCGGAGACAGACTGATAAGACGTTTATCTCGCTCCTGAGTGCAGTCCGTTTAGGCAG GTGCACAGAGGAGGTTACCAGTCTGCTGATGCAGACAGCTACTAACAGGTCTGAGCGTGATGGGATCCTGGCTACACGGCTCTGCACTCACAAAGATGATGTAGAACTAACTAATAAGAAACGCTTGCAACAGCTATCAG GAGAAGTGCACACTTTTGAGGCTTTGGACAGTGACCCAATGCTCGTGAAGTTAATTGATGCTCAGTGTCCTGTCGGTAGTAAAATTGTGTTAAAGGTTGGAGCTCAG gTGATGCTAGCTAAGAATCTGGATGTGTCTCAAGGGCTGGTGAATGGAGCACGAGGAGTAGTTGTGGGATTTGAAAGTGATCAGAAGG GGCTGCCCAAGGTGAGGTTTCTCTGCGGGGTCACGCAAATCATCAAAATGGAGAGGTGGGTCTTCAAAGGACCATCTGGAGTTCATCTGAGTCGACAACAGTTGCCCCTAAAACTGGCATGGGCCATTTCCATTCACAAGAGTCAG GGCATGTCTCTAGATTGTGTGGAAATCTCCCTGTCTCGTGTCTTTGAAAGTGGGCAGGCTTACGTAGCCCTTTCCCGAGCCCGTAGCCTTGCAGGTCTCCGTGTTCTGGATTTTGACCCAAAAGTAGTGAGAGCTGATCCTTCTGTGTTGCAGTTTTATAGACAACTGAGACGTCATCATCTTCTAACCCAG gaTTCACTACACACCTGTTCGGATGCTGATGAGaaagagaactggaaaagcagctga